The Rhododendron vialii isolate Sample 1 chromosome 3a, ASM3025357v1 nucleotide sequence CTCCCAAACCCACACGCGCGTTACACACGGCACGGGGGAAAGGCTCTGTCCAGTTTTTGTGTGTCCCACTTTGGGACTTTTGGGTCTAATATCGGGATTACAACCAACAataattctacaaccacactcATTTTACACATTCAAATGCACATCCATACACACAAGTgtatgggctccacacacactagacccacacacttgtgtgtgtgagtgtgcatttgggtgtgtaaaatgggTGTGGTCCTAGAACTACTCTACAACCAAGGTGgaaatcgtttattttgtatAAAATTTATTGactttgttatttattttaaaaaattagtttgatcgaACAACGTTAGATACatgatcaaaataaatttgtacaagaaaaagaggataaaaataattcaaaacttaaattttccattttttgttgtACAAATTCGTTTCAATCACATATCTATCAATGTTTGATGAAGCTAATTTTTAACTGAAATGACAAAAGGAACgagttttacaaaatgaacgattctgatCATTATTTTGAGCTCTTACAAAGTCCCAAACTGAACCCGGAACTGGACATGCAAAAAACTGGACAGGAGCCTCCTCCAACGGGACGAAGCTCCGTTCATCCAGGGCAAAACCGGAACCCAACCGCCTATTTAACTCTTCCCTCAACTGATATCTAACCCACAACTACATCTTTCCCAATCTTCGATCTCGATTTATCTCACTACCCAAAACAAGCCATGGACTCACCTCCCCACCACAAAACCACCTccggccaccaccaccagccaAAAACCTCCTCCGAGCTCTTTTCCAGCGCCAAGGTCCTGGCCGAGGCGGGCCAGGCCACCTACAGCCACGGATCCGTCGACAAGGAGAAAGTCGCTGGCGCCGCTTCCGACCTCCTCGGCGGCGCCCGCCAGTACGGTAACCTTGAGGGAGGGCAATTTGGTCAGTACATCGAGAAAGCCGAGACTTATCTCGACAAGTACGAGTCTCCCGATCACTCCTCCGCCGCCGGCCAAGGCGGCAAAACCGCCGCTGCTGCCGGACACGGTGGCGGAACCACCACGGATCCGTTGTCGCATTCGGGTGGTGGTCACGAACAATCTGAAGGGAAGACGCATTCGTCGTCGGAGTCGGGTGGTGGCCACGGACAATCTGAAGGTGGGTATGGGGAGTACTTTAAGGTGGCCGAAGGGTTCTTGAAGAAAAGCGGCAGCGGGGGCGGCAACGACAGCGGCGGTCAGGGCAAATCTGAAGGTGGGTCCGGCGATTACTTGAAGATGGCTCAAGGGTTCTTCAATAAGTAATGATTGCCTAATTTTGGTGTTTTGAAGCATCTGTTGTAAACAGTATGTGGGTATTTACGTTTGTGGGTGTTTTGATTTATGCATGCTTCTAATTTCTCTGTGTAATTGTGTTTATGAGTGTTTGTTTAACCACAAATAATAGGATACCATAGGAGTATCCTTTGTGAAATCACACTTGTGAGACGCCTCTAGTAACTATCCTATCTATTTCCTTGTTGTATAATTTGTGTTTGTATTATAAGAATCGGCCCTGAAATAAAATTTATGTTGTGGCTGCTTTAGACCCTCgagatttttataattttaaggGCTTCCTTATACAGTATGTTTTTATCTCTTATAGTAGTCCAAGAAATGAGCGCATTTTCAATTTCGCTTCAGGCCCTCGATCGAAAGATTAGGGCCCGGTTTAGTGTGTTGCAACTTGTATTGGGTTCTATACAAGCATGGTTAAGAATTATGCAATTTGAATTTCGAATTCGCTAAAATGGATTCGGAATTGGATCAACATTTCTTGAAGAAATCTTTATAAAGTGGACGAGTACGTTTTTTAGATatatttactcaaatttaaTACTCGTAATTTAGATATGGGAAAAAAGGTGATActtgaaccaaaaaaagaagagagattcCAAGATACAAATGCCTTGGGCAATAAGACGTAGGCATGGACGTAGGCATATGGATTATCGAGAATCAAATGGTCCTCCTAATCTTTGAAAAGGGCAAGGACGAGCTTTATTCATTGTCAAAGATTCAAACTCAAGGCCTTTTAGCTCTCTGCTGAGTTAATTGCAGGTTTGTTTAGGATTGATAATAGTAACTGAACTCATTCTTCTAGTTACCCATGCCAAGAAAGTCATCCATTtagaaaattaatttgattGACAATCTATGTATTTAAATATAGTTGACCATATCATGATTTGACCAGCTTAATTTTCCTCAAAGACAGAGACTGTTATTGATGCTCGGtgatttttgtttagtttttgcTCAATTGTTTTTAGCTCATATCATTATCCATATCACGGGCCTTACATTGACAGAGATGCTTAtcaaattaaagaaatacaaaTACATAGATCGCAATTGGaagactttaaaaaaaaatttcaatttttttttttttgctttaacaGTCTTTTGTGGTCTTCTACTCATAGTTTTTATTTCTGGATTCCATTCTTGTAGAATGGTTAATCCAACAAAATTTGATGCAAATAACTAacattaaggaaaaaaaacgaTCTAATAGACAATGACAATACTAACAATGAATAATTTCGTCTAAACACAGCCTTATTCTTTCATGAAAGTATATCTTGTTATCTTTTTGAcaggattttcaaaataaacgaTTTCAATATTTGTTGTGAATCTTAACGAGCTCAAAACGTTCCAACACGGGATCAAACTAGAATGCGGAGCCAAAAAAGGGATCAAACTAGACGGATAGTAACTGGACGGGAGGTGACTCCCATATACGTGTGGATAGTTGACTAGCCACACGGAACGCGTTGAGTGGCCGACAATCTTTAACGGCGAATTTCCCTTTCTAGCCCTTATCACAAGACCCACACGCTCGTTGCCCACGGCACAAACCTCCGATCCAGGAGGGCAAATCCGGAAACCCAACCGCCTATTTAACTCTTCCCTCAACTAGTTCCTAACCCACAGGTACTATACTTTCCCGATCGTGGATCTCAATAATTTGTATCCGTAACCAAAACAGGGCCATGGACTCACCTCCCCACCACAAATccggccaccaccaccagccTAAATCCTCCTCCGAGCTCTTTTCCAGCGCCAAGGTCCTGGCCGAGGCGGCCCAGGCCACCTTCAGCCACGGATCCGTCAACAAGGCCAAGGCAGCCGGCGCGGCCTCCGATCTTCTCGACGCCGCCTGCCAGTACGGTAAGCTGGAGGACGGGAAATTCGGCCAGTACTTCGAGAAAGCCGAGACTTATCTCCACCAGTACCAGTCTCCCGGTCACTCCTCCGCTGCCGCACACGGCGGCGGAAAAACCAACGCCGCCGCACACGGCGGTGGAAGCGGTTACGGAGAATCCGATGGTGGGTATGACGAGTACCAGTCCTCCGATCACTCCACCGCCGCACACGGCGGCGCCAAAACGAACGCCGCCGCACACGGCGGCGGAAGCGGTTACGGAGAATCTGATGGTGGGTATGGCGGGTACCAGTCGTCGGATCACTCTGCTGCCTACGGCGGCGGTAAAACCACGCATTCATCGTCGCAATCGGGCGGTGGTTACGGCCAATCTGAAGGTGAGTACGGCGGGTACCAGTCTTCGGATCACTCTGCTGCCTACGGCGGCGGTAAAACCACGCATTCATCGTCGCATTCGGCCGGTGGGTACGGCCAGTACCAGTCATCCGAGCACTCCGCCTCCTACGGCGGCGGTAAAACCACACATTCATCGTCGCATTCGGGCGGTGGTTACGGGAAATCTGAAGGTGGGTATGGCGAGCACCAGTACCAGTCATCCGAAAATTCCTCTGCCGCCGTGCACGGCGGAGGAACCACCGGGCATTCATCGGAGCATTCGGGTGGCGGTTATGGGCAATCGGAAGGTGGGTATGGGGAGTATTTTAAGATGGCTGAAGGGTTCTTAAAGAACAGTGGTGGCACGCATTCGTCGTCGCATTCGGGCGGCGGTCACGGGCAGTCGGAAGGTGGGTACGGAGAGTACATTAAGATGGCTGAAGGGTTAATGAAGCACAGCAGCGGCGGTGGTCACGGTGAATCTGGAGGTGGGGGATATGGTGAGTACTTTAAGATGGCTGAAGGGTTCTTGAAGAAGTAGTGATAATTGCCCAGTTTATTAGGTTTGGATCTTGTGTTAAAACTGTTTGTGGGTGTTTATGTATGTTTCTAATTTCTatttgtgtgtgagtgtttaAACCGTGAATAATTGGATCTATTCACACATGAAAACCCCCATGAATATCTGGTATTTAAATTGTAGAATATGTGGCAGACTAGTGGCAGTAGAATCGAGGCTGTGTGCTAAAACCTTGTTATTTCACACTGTAGTGGTGTATTTATTGTGGTTGTGTTGTGGTAGAGATGTTCAATTACTAATCTTTTGTCAGAAATGGCTTTTTTGAATGCTTATTTTACATGGGTCACTGAGTAACAAAAAGATTCTTAATTTCTTAGTGAATATGCTGAAAAACTATGAGAAGCAATTTTGTTTGGGATTGAATTGGAGGACAAATGCAATTGATCTTTGGCTCTATATTACTAAATCCGAACCTTATTACACTAATGTATGGTCCAGATCTGGACTAACTCGTTTAGTCCAAAACTTGGACCGGAGAGGATACGGAACCTAAGGAATATTCGATGTTCTTATCACCACATTGAACTTCtgatcagaaaaaataaaatgtgcaTTCAAAGTTGTGCTTATATAAGTAAAACGACAAATATTTATCAAGAAACTATGGAGGAAATCAGGAAATTAGAGCGACAGAGCTTGTGATTGAGTTTGCATTTGAATGTCTTTTTGTGCATTGTCTTCTATGATACCATTGCCCTTCAACATCTGTTAGTATGCATTTCTGCCGTGGTTGGCcctgaaagaacaaaaaaggaagggagatgagaagaacaaaacaaaaaggagacTAGTTTCCATTAGAGAGCTTGAACTAAGATGCCATGGAAACAGAGGTGTTCCAAAGGGGTGACCTGAGAACACACAGTGCATTTTTCTCTTAAACCCACCCTGTGTTCTAAGTGTCACTCCTCTGGACTATTCCTCTCTCATTGATTCCACAATATGGTAAAGATTAGGAAGATGAGTTGCTGACCAGGGAGTACTTTCAACTTTGGTATTTATAAAGGCAGTACTAATCATTGTTCTCACTATGTGGTCACTATGTCTAACCAGTACAGGAAAATGTTGTCATCCTTGCATCATATGGGGAAAGCCGTCACCATTTTTGTGAATGCGGGTGAGGGAGGTAAAACAATAATCAACATTCATGAACGAGATGTGGAGATTAATTTCCCAAAAATGGCAAATTTGAGTAACGTTATGGCCGGTATTATAGCCTGTGATAACCCGTGATGTGCACAACTGACGGATATCGCCAATAATGAATTGCTGAGCGACAAAGACACCGGCGACCTCATTGGAGCCGGGAGGTCTGGGATGTTCACTTGGAAGGGGGACGTGTACCCACTGGGACGTGTGTCTAGATGTTCTATCACACCTGTTGCCGCGAACTTTGCACGGCGACGTTCTTTTCAGCTTCATCGTAGCCAACGTCATATACTTTCTGTTGGAGTAGACATTGGTGTTTTTCTTGTTACTGAAAATGGTTCCCATTATTCAGCCATCGCGAAACCCAGCTTTGTAGCTTTGATAAATAGTAACTTAGATTCACTTCATCTGTTAAATCAAGTTGTTGAATGAACGATGAATGGTTGTGCACTGATTagttatggaaaaaaaaaggatggcTTTGATACGCACAAATCACAAATGACGGATGTCGGCAATAATAAATTGCTGAGCAACGAAGACGTCGGCGCCCTCATTGGAGCCAGATCCCTGTTATCCAAATGTGTGTCTGTTTAACCATGATTTTTGTATGCAAAATGTAGAATGTGTGGCATTAGAATTGAGGTTTAGTATCAAGACCCTGCTATCATTTTCCAATACCCTGCTATCATTTCTCTCGTCATTTCACTCtgtatttcttatttttgtgtttgtgttgtgGTGGCTCTTCCATATGGTCAATCCCATTCTCCCCCCACCCCACATATTCGAGTTCAAATCCCACCGGAAAAATGCCTGTATTGGTGTTCCGGTTCATCCAGCGGTGCATCCAGCTATTGGATCACATGAGAATCGTTACATCTCTCAAGATTATCTCTTGATTCTGCGAGTAATCTAACGAATCGAGATGGTCAGACGTTCCTAATTTAATGGCgctagaaatttttttttaaaaaaaaattgggagacTTGGTGGCAGAATTTGGCAGGGTATTTGGATGCTCTTGTCACCGTTACAAGATCTTTTTgcttagggaaaaaaaagagtctaGAGCCTTATGAAAACACCGGTTTTAGAGGAGACTCGTTCTATTCTTAAGCATCATAGAGAACGATTCTACTGGGCTAAAATTAGAGATAAGACCCGCAAGTATATTGACATTTGTTTCCCATATTCTCACATATATCTCCGCATCCTCATCAATTCTACGTGAGctcaattggtttttttttttttttttgaatttttggtttCAACAGCTCAATCGTTCTTTCGTCTAACCGTATAATCATTTATCAAGTTGTTGATTAATCATGTGGGTACTACTTCTTGCCCTCGCCACACAGATGATGGTCATTTATGCTACTTCTTCGCGAAACCGGTACCTCTTACTCGAAGGCCCAGGTACATGCACATCTCCACTATGAACATGCCCTGTACACCCGACCTTGCCTTAAaacttgttcgttttgggttttgaaggaggTTTGAGTGAAGAtatatagatagagaaaatgtaTTGAAAACCATGCGCTTGGTTTTAAAGCTCCCAAATAAACAAGCCCCACCAAAAAAAGAACAGTGAATATTGAAACTTATCTGTTGTGAAAACCTTGAATAGGgaaatttgtcttttaatttGCGTGATTGCCGGCAATATGGTCGGAAAAATATCTGTGGTGGATGACGCCCGGGGGTGGCCGCCGCATCAGAGGCTGCTTCCATGGGCGTGCAGTTAAAGaccttaagttttttttttattcaaaattttactaGTAGTAAACTagttataattatttttggggaaaattttaaaatagcccccaacctttacaccaaaattcaattagactctcaacattttaaaaacttcaatttttctaccaacgttatcttccgttaatcaaaactcCCCCTTCCATCCGAATGATTAACGGATTCcgttaaaggctccgttaaatatcatcccgatcgaattttgatgatccgaacaaCTTAATatgttcaaaacatgattttaagggtacataagaaatcagcaaaaaaaaatgaacacgAATGGCTTCATTTAAACAGTTTTTTAATgaataatttaataaaaaattgcttaaatcaagccttttttggtccttttttttttgctgatttctcgcgggtaccattaaaatcatgttctaatcacattgagcagctcggatcattgaaattcgatcggaaaaagggAGGTGCGAACCGAAGCAAAATCCGGACGTCGGGACTTGAAAAAAATCCGTATCGATCCGCAACTCCCTTTTCCCAATCGaacgatgatccgagctgctcaatatgattaaaacgtgattttgagGATATTCGCGAGAATCGAAATTTAACTTTTTGGGGATCGTGAATTGCTTTGATTCGGTCATGATTTCAGAATGTGTTGAGAGATACAACATAtcaatgccttttggattagAAAGATATCTCCCAGAAATCTGATTATTTCAGGCCAAGTCAATATAAAGCTTGTCTTAAGTGAAGAACTATGTTCACGAGCTCTGATAAGAACACCCATGCTTCAAGTAATTCGAATTTTGTAGTTGCTCTAATCCTAATAGTCACCTCAAAAGGTTTTCAACTCCCAAATCGATCGCCACTCTTTCAAACTTATCGATGTGCTAAAACCCATGATTAACTAGGTATGTGTTTTTTGATTTGTATTCTTTTCCAGGTGAACCCTGTCAGCACAATTTGCAGGCTACTTGGTGGACTTTTATATCCCAATATTAATTTTACATATCAAATTGTACTCAATGCTGCCAATTTTATTGGCTTCTTCAAGCTGGGGAACTACCTGAAGTTCCCCCTCCGAGCAGTGTTGGCAGTTGTGGTAAGTTCCTTCCCCTCCGAGCTGTGTTGGCTTTCCAATGATTGAAAGCAGTTTGAAGTTGATTTTACTGTCGTTATATAACCTTttagggaagtgctacaatacacacctcttatttaggtgtgtatcatatgcacccttattaaaatacaccaaaatgttatgaatcccaaaatgttacgaatctattgctaaaaagttacgaatcatattattgaaaagttacgaatttttagtataaaagttacgatacgaaataaaatgttatgaatgaccggtcctacaagtaattttttatgaggtggcacaatatgaaccacacaataggtgcatatggtacacaccttaaaggggtgtgtattgaagacttctCTGATCTTTAAGCAGGTTTTTAACTCTGATCTTTAAGCAGGTTGTGGCATCTATCACTAGCATTTCGGTAAGCTAGTTGGTGGGCTGGTACCACATAAACACGGGAGAAACAAATTTAGCGTAGTGTCCTCTGATGGGAATGTTGTATGGGCCGGGCTTCTAGCACATGCGGCGTAGTAGGGCCAAAACCTTGACCTCCTTTTCCTTGGCATAAGATCATATGGTTTAAACATCACACTCCAAGGTGGGCATTTATTCAGTGGCTCTCAGTTCTGGAGAGATTATCCACCAAAGATAGGTTGTTCACTTAGGGGCATTCATGTGAATCCTACATGTGTTCTCTGCTCTAGGGAGGATGAGTCCCACTCTCATCTGTTTCTGTTTTTCACCAGTGATTATGCTACACAAGTCTGGTCTGCTATTATGGTTTCAATTGGATTACAAATAGGGGCAGTAGAGCTGCAACATGTTCTAAGTTGGGctaatcaatttcaaagtgGTAATTCTAAGTTTCAAACGATCTTTAAATTGTCTCTCGCTGCTACAATCTATTGGCTTTGGATGGAGCATAATGGTAGAGTCCTTCAGAACCGTGCCCTTGCTGCTACCTGAAAAACTAGTAGGAAATTTTTTCTCCCCTAACTGTTGGGGATGTATAGTTATTTGGCTTTCTTGTTTGTAGAAGCTGTACATGGACTTGTTCCTCTTGTTCTTGGTTGGTTTGAGCTCAATAAGATTGGACTTgacccccccaaaaaaagatGTTGAATGAACGATGAAGATAACCACTATTTGAATGGTATTGAGTTTGATGGCTATTGAAAATCTCTATCTCAAGCAGTTAGATGTAAAAACAGTATTTTTCATGATGACCAGGAAGAAAAAATTTACATGAAATAATCTGTTGGCTTCATTGCCCTTCAAGTATAGGGGAATGATTTAATTCCCTAAAAGTCTAGTTGTTGGTTTAGATCACTACTTACTCCATTTCTTGTAATTATGCTAACACATTTTTACTACTACCAAGTAAGTAATAACTGTTGCAACAATCAATCTCCATCCCACCACCACTACGTCCACTGAACACCGCTATTTTCGCCCCTCCTCCGTCGCCATCACCAcattccaccaccaccgccataGCTTCACCACCATCATGATGTCGTCGTGATCCCTTATCCGTATATTCTGAAGTTGAAATGGGTTGAATGGAATTCGAATTAAGGAGATAGACTAGCCTCCAAGTGTCCCCCATTTTCAAATACTGTTGCCAATTAGAccacttaggccccgttccagaaaccttcttaaaaaatacagtaaacagcttattttacattttcaaatttaaaaataatgtaaataaaaaataattttttaatttttttttgcaccgtataaaagatcttgataggatctatcaaacaagatccatttaggtaggaaaattatttgcataaacacattatttttgaacttgaaattgccttcttaaaaaataagtacttattttgagttgCGAAATGGAGCCTTAGGACAATATCAAATGGTAGAGGTGACAAATGGGCGGGTTAAAACGGGTTGCaggtcgaatatgggtcaaataGTAAACGGATTGAAATGAGTTGGGTCGAAACGGGTCAAGTCAAATCCAAACCCGCCCGATCCTTTTTCCTCCCCCTTCTCTTCTCCCCCGCCCCCCTTTCCCCCTTCCttctgaatatttttttgacGTTCAAACCCAaatgtgaatatttttttgtctttcaaagtGTGTGTATGTAC carries:
- the LOC131319015 gene encoding uncharacterized protein LOC131319015, with product MGTIFSNKKNTNVYSNRKYMTLATMKLKRTSPCKVRGNRCDRTSRHTSQWVHVPLPSEHPRPPGSNEVAGVFVAQQFIIGDIRQLCTSRGQPRQKCILTDVEGQWYHRRQCTKRHSNANSITSSVALIS
- the LOC131319014 gene encoding glycine-rich cell wall structural protein 1.8-like, encoding MDSPPHHKSGHHHQPKSSSELFSSAKVLAEAAQATFSHGSVNKAKAAGAASDLLDAACQYGKLEDGKFGQYFEKAETYLHQYQSPGHSSAAAHGGGKTNAAAHGGGSGYGESDGGYDEYQSSDHSTAAHGGAKTNAAAHGGGSGYGESDGGYGGYQSSDHSAAYGGGKTTHSSSQSGGGYGQSEGEYGGYQSSDHSAAYGGGKTTHSSSHSAGGYGQYQSSEHSASYGGGKTTHSSSHSGGGYGKSEGGYGEHQYQSSENSSAAVHGGGTTGHSSEHSGGGYGQSEGGYGEYFKMAEGFLKNSGGTHSSSHSGGGHGQSEGGYGEYIKMAEGLMKHSSGGGHGESGGGGYGEYFKMAEGFLKK
- the LOC131321421 gene encoding nodulin-related protein 1-like; translated protein: MDSPPHHKTTSGHHHQPKTSSELFSSAKVLAEAGQATYSHGSVDKEKVAGAASDLLGGARQYGNLEGGQFGQYIEKAETYLDKYESPDHSSAAGQGGKTAAAAGHGGGTTTDPLSHSGGGHEQSEGKTHSSSESGGGHGQSEGGYGEYFKVAEGFLKKSGSGGGNDSGGQGKSEGGSGDYLKMAQGFFNK